CACGTACATCGGTCCGCCCTGTATGCGCCCCTCGGTATCCCGTCCCCGATACATGACGGCCAGCGAGCAGGTGAAGAACTTGGTCGCCATGCCGACGAACGCGCTGACCCACATCCAGAAGATCGCCCCGGGGCCTCCCATGGTGATGGCGATGGCCACGCCGGATATGTTCCCCATGCCGATCGTGGCGGAGAGGGCGCTGACCAGCGCCTTGAAATGGGAGACGTCTCCGGGGTCGTCGGGATCATCGTATCTGCCGCGTACCAGGTCGATGGCGTGCTTCACATACCGGAACGGCGTGAAGCGGCTGTAGAGCAGCAGGAGGGCTCCGCCGCCGATGACCAGGTAGAATACGTAGGACCAGGCCAGGTCGGAAAAGGCGACTACGTATGGTTCTATGAAGCCCATGGCCAGGCACTCCGGGCTTGCGCGAACGTACGAGCGTTACACTGGCTGGACGCGGGCTCAACCCGTGGGCGCGTCCTGCCTGAAACTGCGTACCATCTCGATATAGTCTCGGGAGAACAGTTGGTCCGGACGCTTGTCGTAGCTGAAGATCGCGATGATCCGGGGCCGTTTCGTCGGACCGACCGGAGACACCCGGTGCAGGGCGTATTTGCCGTTGAACAGCACCAGCGTACCCGGCCGGATGTTCGTGCGGCGTACGCGTTTTCCAGGGGATTCGAAGACGGCGCGCACGTCGTCGTAATGCTCGTCGCGGTCTTCTCTGAGACCCGGAACGTATTCGAATACCCCGCCGGAATCAGGCGCCTGGATCAACAGCGTGATATTGCCGTTATTGGAATCGAAGTGCCACCCGTTGCTGTCGCCCTCGTGCGCGATCTGCAGTGTCAGGGCGAGATGGGGACAGGCGCTTGTGTACAGCATGTCGAACCCGAGCACCCTTCGCACGAATTCGGTCAGGGCCGGCCAATGGAATACGCTGCGCACGAGACTGTCGTTTGGGATCTGGTAGTTGAGGACCTGGCGGTAGCGGTTGACATGCTCGACGGTCCGGGGATGGCCGGGAGGCCAGCTCCGGTCGACGTTGTCGTTTCCCTCGTAGCTCGTGCGCGGCCGGTCGTAGTAGAAACCGAGCGGGGTCAAGGCGCTGGTCTCCCGCACCATGCCGGCCACGGTGCGCGGATTCAAAAACCCTTCGAGTACGCAGATGGATTGCTCCTTGAGCCCGGATCGGCAGGATGCGAGGAATGCCTGGCCGTCGCGGCTGTCGAGGTCCTCCAGCGGGTACCGGTCGACATCAACCAGCGTGTCGGGACTTGCGGGTTTCACAGGCTGCGGATCTCCCAGAGTTCCACCACCATTTCCGATGGATATCCAATGGGATCGAAGTCGTCCGTCTCCCTGGCGTCGTATCCCACTTCGCCGAACAGGTTCTCGATAGTTCGGGAGGAATGATGCTGCGCTTCCCCGATCGTGTGGTAGAGGTAGACCGCGGAGGGCAGTATGACGGGATAGCCCATCTCGTACATGGCGTAGGCCAGTCGACCCTTCCGCAGACGGGAGACGACGTCATCGGCAAGCTGGATGATTCGCGTATCTGCCTGCTCGACGTCCACGTCGAATCGGAAGGCGAAGTGACTGCGGAGATATCCCTGGTCGTGCAGGAAACGGCCGACGCGGTCGATGGCGGAGGACAACTGTTCGAGTTGGTCCGGCGTGTTCAGGCCGTCGGGCAGGTCCAGCGCGAGGTGACGATTCAGGCGGTCGAAGAACAACTTGCCCACCCGGATGGTAAACAGCCGGCGTTCCCGATCCAGTCCCTCATCGAAGCGATCCGGATGCCTTTCGATATGCCGGAAGGCCGACCTGTAGAACGCATAGGAAAGGGCGTCGAATTCGCCCGACTGCAGCGCCGTTCCATCGTCCGGGTGAACGAAGGCTTCCACCAACCCCTGCCTGGCCGGCCTGTCGTAGACCGTCCGGATGTAACTTTCGGTGGTTTCCCGTACTTCGTTCAGCGCGCCGCTGTTGGGGTCCAGCGCGCCGCTGTCGGGGTCCAGCGCCTTCCACTCGCTGACGATGGCATCCGAAATGAACGCGGTGAACGCGCTGCCTACCGGCCACCAGACGGCATATTCGGGAAACGGCCTTTCCTCGACGACCTGTTCAAGTGTTTTATCGGTCCTTTGCATGCAGCATGCTCTTCCTGGGATGCAGCGGCGCCGGCTATCCCGATCTGTTCAGAAAAGTCTCCACCTGGGGGAGCAGCATGGGGTCCTCGGAGAGGCGAATATACTCACGCAGCGCATCCCGGGCCTGCTCGAAATCGCCGATCCGGAAGTAAGCGATACCCAGGCGGAAATGCCCGGCGGCAAGTTGCGGGGCGAGGCGGACGACTTCCCGGTAGCTCCGGATGGCCTGATGGTATCGACGAAGCATGTCATTGACAAGGCCAATATTAAAATGCGCGGTCGTAAACCGCGGTCGCAGCGCCACGGCCTGGTCCAGGGCGCGCAGCACCCGGCCCGCGGCCTCGGTCTTCGTACGCATCGCCGTCAGCGCGTCCAACGGAGCGGTACTGTCCGGTTCACCGGCCAGGCGTACCGCACCCTCCCATGCTTCGAGCGCCGACTCGAAGTCGCCGCCGGAAACCCTCGCGATGGCCAGGATGGCGTTGGGCAGCGGATCCGCGGTTTCCGGGTCGATTGCTTTCTCGACTGATGTCGCCGCGTCCTCCCACTTCCCCTGGGCCAGCAACACGGCGGCCACGGCCAACCGCGCGGCGTTCCATTCCGGCCGCGCCGCAACGGATGCCCGGAAGTGTGAGAGCGCGGCCTCAAGATCGTGCCCGTAGGCGGCTTCGACTCCGTCACGGTAAGCCGACCGCGCTTCACCACCCACGCCGGAAGAACGGGCGGCCACCCGCCGGAGCGGCATCCAGTCGAAGCCCACGCGGGCCGAGGGATCATGGCCCGCCCATCGGGCCGCGAGTCCGCGCCAGGTTTCGATCACGTCATCCACGACGGCGTCCCGGCTGTAGGAGAGTGCGAGGTTGTTGTAGGCTTCCGGGAAATCCTCTCGAAGCGCGATAGCCCTGTTGAACTGTTCGCTGGCCTCTTCATCCTTTCCCTGCCTGAGATAGACGATGCCGAGGTTGTTGTGGACCTCGGCGATGCCTACTTCGGCGCGGATGACCTTCCTGAATTCCTCGACCGCTTCGTCCAGCCTGCCCGCCTCCGCGTACATCAGTCCGAGGTTGGTACGGGCGTCGTAGAAACGGTCGTTCAACGCGAGCGCTTTCCCGTAAGCGTCCATGGCGTCTTCGGTCCGGTCCATGTTGGCATACATGGTGCCCAGGTTGTTGTAGGCTTCGAAGAACTCCGTGTCGACGGCGATCGCCGTTTCATAGGCTTCGACCGCCTCCGCGTGGCGATCCTGAAGTGCGTAGATGTTTCCGATGTACAGATGCGCCTCCGCAAGCCCGGGGTCCTCGGCCAGGGCCTGCTCGAAAGCCTGCTTCGCCTCCGCGTACGCGCCTTGTTCGTAATAGGTCAACCCCCTTACATGGACATAGGGCGGCGGCCGGCGTCCCTGCCGGGTGCCGGGAGACGGGGGGCCGCCCATCCTCCCGAACCTGGCGCGGTAGGCCGTGATGATCTGGGTCTTCGACCGGTCCACGGCGCTTACGGTACTGCCTTCCAGTGCGCTCTCGAGCCGCCTGTCCAACACGGGGTTGTCCGCCAGCAGCCTGAACGCCTCGTCGTATCTCCCCGTCCTGGAGTAGACCAGCGCCATATTGTACCTGGCCACGGCGTGCGTGGAATCCTGTGCCAACGTCCGGTGATACGACGCCTCGGCCTCATCCAGCCGTCCCTGGCGGAAGTAAATGTTGCCGACCCCGGTCAGCATGGCCACGTCATCGGGTGCGAAGACCAGTGCTTCCTCGTACGCGTCCAGCGCCTGGTCGTACGAACCGGACAGTTCGCTGGACCGGCCCAGGCCCATCAGGGCGTTACGGAGTTGATAGCGGTTTTCCTCCGGCAGGCCGCGGGCGATATCGACGGCCTCGCCATAGGCTCTCGCCGCTC
The window above is part of the Gemmatimonadota bacterium genome. Proteins encoded here:
- a CDS encoding phytanoyl-CoA dioxygenase family protein, whose protein sequence is MKPASPDTLVDVDRYPLEDLDSRDGQAFLASCRSGLKEQSICVLEGFLNPRTVAGMVRETSALTPLGFYYDRPRTSYEGNDNVDRSWPPGHPRTVEHVNRYRQVLNYQIPNDSLVRSVFHWPALTEFVRRVLGFDMLYTSACPHLALTLQIAHEGDSNGWHFDSNNGNITLLIQAPDSGGVFEYVPGLREDRDEHYDDVRAVFESPGKRVRRTNIRPGTLVLFNGKYALHRVSPVGPTKRPRIIAIFSYDKRPDQLFSRDYIEMVRSFRQDAPTG
- a CDS encoding tetratricopeptide repeat protein; this encodes MSAFRTIICLGAAAVCLHWASSGCAGAGAPSTISDDADSASVKASGLALMNEGDYEGAIAYYRRALALDLTDSEAFGNLSVAYYYLGRYDEALREALQAVVLTPDEINWRLNLGAIYTRKGNHEGAARAYGEAVDIARGLPEENRYQLRNALMGLGRSSELSGSYDQALDAYEEALVFAPDDVAMLTGVGNIYFRQGRLDEAEASYHRTLAQDSTHAVARYNMALVYSRTGRYDEAFRLLADNPVLDRRLESALEGSTVSAVDRSKTQIITAYRARFGRMGGPPSPGTRQGRRPPPYVHVRGLTYYEQGAYAEAKQAFEQALAEDPGLAEAHLYIGNIYALQDRHAEAVEAYETAIAVDTEFFEAYNNLGTMYANMDRTEDAMDAYGKALALNDRFYDARTNLGLMYAEAGRLDEAVEEFRKVIRAEVGIAEVHNNLGIVYLRQGKDEEASEQFNRAIALREDFPEAYNNLALSYSRDAVVDDVIETWRGLAARWAGHDPSARVGFDWMPLRRVAARSSGVGGEARSAYRDGVEAAYGHDLEAALSHFRASVAARPEWNAARLAVAAVLLAQGKWEDAATSVEKAIDPETADPLPNAILAIARVSGGDFESALEAWEGAVRLAGEPDSTAPLDALTAMRTKTEAAGRVLRALDQAVALRPRFTTAHFNIGLVNDMLRRYHQAIRSYREVVRLAPQLAAGHFRLGIAYFRIGDFEQARDALREYIRLSEDPMLLPQVETFLNRSG